The DNA region TACATCAGCGCCCCGTTGTTTCCTGATCCGGAGGTGCGGCGAACTTGACCAGCGCCTCCAGATCCGGCTCGCATTCCCGGCGGGATTTCAATAGGGCTGCGGCCTCCTCGGAGCTCAAGCCTTGCGTTTTCATCAGGTAAGCGGCGGCGACGGTGGCGCTGCGGATGACGCCGGCGGAGCAATGGAGGTAGACGCGGGCCCAGGCTGGGGAGAGGGCGCGCTCCAAGGCGGCGACGGCTTCGGGGAGATGGCGCACGAGGTCGGGGCGGTCGAATTCGGTGATGGGGATCTGGATGTAGTCGAGGGCGGCTTCCTCGAGGGCCTTGTCGAGCTTTTTCGGGGAGACGCCGTGCTTTTTGAGGTCTTTGGGCGTCTGCAGGCACAGGACCGTGGTGATCCCCATCCGGCGGAGCTGACGGACGTCCTCGGGGTGGACCAGGGCCCCGACCCAGAGCCGGTCGTCGATGATCTGGTTGTAGTCGAAGAGCATAAGGCTAGTCGCGCTCCCCCTGCATCAGCCGCCGGGCGGCGAGCGGAATGGCGAACTTCTTTTCCCACGACGGGATGCGGAGCTGGTCCGAGTCGCCCCAGGTGCGCAGTTCCGGAAAGACGTGGACGGCGATGGCCAGCCCGTGCTCCACGTTCTCGAGGAGGTTGAGCCTCATCCCCAGGTCGAGGACCTCGCCGACCCGCACCCTGTCGCACCACAGCAGCAGCCCGAGCCCCAGGTGGGGCCAGAGGGAGGGGGTCGGGGACGCCTGCGGGTTGCCCAGATGGGCGGCCAGCAGCGCGAGGAGCAGGGGGGGCTTCGGCCTCCGCCAGACCGACGGGCCGAGTTCGGCCCTTTCCGACCACCCGGCCTCCGGCGGGGGGAGGGTTTCCCGCGCCTTCTCGGTCAGATAGGTGCCGTCGGGGAGGAGGGCGCCCCAGTGGGTCGCGGGAAAGGCCCCCGCGTCCCCGTACACCCCCGCCAGGGCGCCCCAGTCCCCGGTGAGAACGGAGGTCTCCGGCGCCGCGCCGGCCCCGCGGACCAGTGCGGCAAGCTCCCCCAGCTGCGCGAGATTGCGCTCCAGGCAGCGGCGGTTGGCCAGAAAGAGGGAGCCGACCGAGACCGGGATCGCCGCGGGTTCGAACTTCGAGCCGTCGATCAGCCGGTGCAAGGCCGAACCGAAGGGGAGGAGAAAGCGCTCGGGCACGTTCGCCTCGCGCGCGCGCACCAGGGCCTTGATCCGCCGCATCAGCGGATAGTCCTCCCCCCGCAGGACGCGTGCGTGCCGGCGCACGAGATCGGAGATGTGTACGACCTGGACCGACGTCACCATGGAAGAGTCAATTCCCGTGCTGCTCCCCGAACAGGAGCGCTTTCAACTTTTTACGTTTGTTGATGGGGGCCGACAGGACCTCGGCGTGAAGGCCGAGGTGGCGGATGGCGAAGACCACGGCCAGTTCGAACAGCATGAAGGCGATCCCCAGGGCCATGTTGCGGTAGGTGGCCGCGATGAGGGCCAGCGCGCAGAAGGTGACGGTCACGGCGTAGATGCCGACGACGATGCGGGAGCGGTTGAGTCCCAGGCGCAGCATCAGGTGGTGCAGGTGGCTGCGGTCGGCGCGGAACACGGAAGCCACCCGCCGCAGCATCGGGGTCCGGATCTTCTTCCGGAAGCGGAACACCATCACCAGCAGGGTGTCGAACACCGGCAGCCCCAGCGCGAGGATCGGGAAGAGGATGGCGGCGACGGCCGAGATCTTCAGCGAGGCGTGCACGCTCACGATCGCGAGCAGGAACCCGAGGGTGAGAGACCCGGAGTCGCCGAGGTAGATCTGCGCCGGCGACCAGTTCTTGCGCAAAAAGCCGAGGCAGGCGCCCACCATGGTACTCATCGCGACGGCCGCGACGATGTTGCCCGTGCCCAGGGCGAAGATCCCGAGCCCGGTGGCGATGATGGCCGTCACCCCGCCGGCGAGCCCGTCGAGCCCGTCGAGCAGGTTCACGGCGTTGGTCACCCCCACGATCCAGAGCAGGGTCAGGATCCAGCAGGGGGTCTCGAATTCGGGTCCGAGGAAGGGGAGGCTCGAAGGGTTGATGCACCAGCCGGCCCGGATCACCACCACCGCCGCGATCGCCTGGAGCGCGATCCGGAACAGCGGGGAGAGGCCGACGGTGTCTTCGATGAGGCCGCAGGCGAAGACGATGCCGACGGCCAGGGGGATCGCCACCAGCTCGAGCGGCGTCAGGTGGGTGGTCCAGTGGTTCCATAGGAGGACCACCAGGACCGCCTGGGCCGTGAGCATCCCGGCGATGACGGCCACCCCCCCGAGGCGGGGGATCCCCTCGGCCTGCAGCCGCCTTCCCCCCGGGTAATCGACGGCCCGGACGGCCAGGGCCAGCCTGCGGATCAGGGGGAGAAAGGCGCTGGTGATCGCCAGCGCCATGAGCACGCCGGCAAGGAGATAGAGGTAGATCATCGGGTCCCGGTCAGGAGGCTTTGGCCGACGGGTTGTCGTTCACGTACGAATGGTAATCGTAATACTGGTGGTAGTAGTGGCTGTAGGCCGTGGCACGCAGGTCGACGCTGTTGCAGACGACGCCGAGGATCCGGGCGTGCACCATCTCCAGGTTCTTCCTGGCCCGCCGCAGGATCTCGGGCGGGTTTTCGCCCCCCTTGGAGACCAGGATCACGCCGTCGCTCAGCGGGGCCACGATCAGCGGGTCGGTCACGGACATCAGCGGCGGGGTGTCGAGGAAGATGAAGTCGAAGGTGTCGGCCGCCCCCTCCAGGGCGTCCTGCATCCGCTGCGAACCGAGGAGTTCCCCCGGGTTGGGCGGCGTCGTCCCCGCGTGGACCACGAAGAGGCCGGGCACCTGGCTTTCTTCCACGACGTCGACGAGGTCCACCTGGCCGGTCAGGTATTCGCTCAGGCCCGAGCTTCCTTGGGTATTGAAGATCTTGTGGATGCGGGGCCGGCGCATGTCGCAGTCCACCACCAGTACCTTTTTGCCCGTCTGCGCGAGGCTGAGGGCGATGTTGCAGGTGGTGGTCGTCTTCCCCTCCCCCGCCTTGGAGGAGGTGACCATGATGATCTTCGGGGGGGTCCCCGGGGTGGACAAAAGGAGCGCCGTACGCACCCCGCGGTAGGCTTCGGCGATCAGGCTGCTGCCGGCGGTGAGGGCCGCCAGCTCCACCCCCTGCGCCGCGAGCGCCTCGGAGCGGCGCCCCTTGCGCAGCCGGCCGTACCCCCCGCGCGCCGACTGCAGGCTCGGGATCAGGCCGAGGGAGGGGAGGCCCACCCGCTCTTCGATCTCTTCGGGCGTCTTCAGGCTGTTGTCGAGGTAGTCGAGGAAGAAGGCGAGCCCCACCCCTCCCATCCCCCCCAGGAGCAGCGCGAGCGCCAGCGTCCGGGGGATGTTCGGGGCGTGGGGGAGCTTGGGGGTCTCGGCCCGGTCCACGATCCGGATGTTGCTCGATTTCAGCCCGGCGGCCACTCCCGCTTCCTTCATGCGCTGCAGCAGCCCGTCGTAGAGCTCCTTGTTGGTTTCCGCCTCCCGCTTGAGGATGTTGTAGTGGATGCCCGCCTCGCTCATCTGGTCCGCCAGCTTCTTCTGGCCGTCGAACGCCCGGGCGAGGCGGTTTTCGGTGTCCAGGGCGGTCTCGTACTCCGCGCGCGCGTTGGCGATCGCCAGGCCGCGCTCGTGGCGGAGCTGCTCCCGGGCCCGGCGGACGCGCGACTCGAGCTGCCTGACCTGCGGCATGGCGGGACCGAGCTGGGCCGAAAGGCGGGCCAGCTCCTGCTCGTCGTTGAGGAGGGCGGCTTCTATTTTTTCGATCAGGGGGGTGCGCAACGCCTGGGGGAAATCGTCCGGCGTGGTCTGCGCGATCGTCCGGTAGACCGATTCCTTGGCCATCCGGAGCGCGCGCGCCTCGGTCAGCTTGGCGTTAATGTCCCCGAGCGCCTGGGTGATCACGTCCTGCTTCTCGCCGAGGCTCACGATGCTGTGCTTGCGGGCGTAGTCGATCAGCTCGTTGTCGCTCTTCTCGACCTTTACCTTGAGGTCCACCAGCTGCTTCTGCAGGAAATCGGTCGCGCGGGTGGTCGCGTCGAACTTTGCCTGGAAGTTGTACTGGATGTACTCGGCGCAGATGGTGTTGACGATGCGGGCGGCCCGCTCCGGGTCGCGCGAGAGGTAGCTCAGCTCGACCACGCGCGTGTTCCGCTCCGGGGTCACGGTCAGGTTGCGGAGCAGCTTGTCGATCGCCGCCTGCTTTTTCTCCTCCGGGCTCCAGGCGCCGGCCGCTCCGGGTGCGGCGGGGGCGTAATGACTCCCCATCGACAGCCAGCGGGTCAGCATCCCGGTGCTTTTCGGTTCGATGAAGGGGTCGGGGAGGTCGTCCCGGTCGAGGCCGAGGGTTTCCACCACCCGGGCGGCCAGGGTGCGGCTGGTGATGTGTTTGATCTGGGTCTCCACGTACTCGTCGTAGTTGGAGCCCCCCCCGCCCAGGATCTGGTCGTAGGGGAGGATGTTCTCCGCCTGCGACTCGAGCTCGATCTGGGTTGCGGCCAGGTAGAGCGGGGTCTTGTACCAGACGTAGGCGACCGCCACGGCCAGGGCGGCGGCCAGCACCGCGAGCGCCGCCCACTTGCGCCGGACCAGGATGAGCCAGTATTCGCGCAGGTGCTTCCCCTCCTCCGCCGCCATCATGTACTCGGGAGGGTAGGCGTAGGGGTCGAAGGGGCCGGGCGGCATCGGGATCGTGCCCGCCGGGACGAGGGCCCCGGCAGGCGGCCGGTCGCCGCGGCGGTTCTGGTTGCCATTGTTTTCTTCAGACATGATCACCTCACCCCTGCATCATTTCTGGACATCCACTCATTGCACAAATGCCGGACGACAAATCCTGGACATCCACCAATTCACCAAAGCCCCGGCCAACAAATCCTGGACATCCACCAATTCACCAAAGCCCCGGCCAACAAATCCTGGACACCCACGCATTGCCGCGGCTGTGGACACCCGCGGGCCGGGAAAAAGTGTGGATGTCCATGATTTGCCTCCCGGGCCCTGGTCCGTCCCCAAAATGGCGGATTATCGCAACAGGCCCCAGGTGAAGATGTTGGGGGCCTGGTTGACGAACCCCCAGCCGATGCTCTTGGCGGTGCTGCCGGAGACGTAGATCATGTCCTCCGGCCGGAGCGCGATGTCGGGCTTCTTCCCTTTGAGGATGTCGCCCAGGTTGACGGCCGTGCGCTCGACCGAGCCGTCGGGCGCCTGGCGCACCAGCCACGCTTCCTTCATCTTCGCGGTCTTGGTCGGGCCGCCGGCCATCGCCAGGGCGCGGGAGAGGCTGATTTCCCCCTCGAGCGGCCATTCGAAGGCTCCGGGCTTGCCGACATCGCCGATGACATAGACCGCCTGGGCCTCCCGCTGGGGCACGCCGATCACGTCCCCGGGCATGACCGGCAGGTCGAGCGTCACGTTCCCCTCCGCCATCAGTTTTCTCAGGTCGACCTCGATTGAGTAAGGCCGGGCGCCGGGGGCAAGGCCGTAGCTGCGCTGGATGACGGCGGTGGTCCCCGCGGAGGCGTAGTCGAGCCCCCCGGCCGCGGCGATGGCGGAGACGAGGGTCACCGGGCCGATGATTTCGAACTGCCCCGGCTTCTTGACCGCCCCCAGCACCGAGTACATGCGGCTCAGCGGCTCCTTGAGCACGACGAGGACCTGCGGGTCCCGGACGTAGTCGGGGTCGAGCAGGTCCGCGAGGTTTTCCTCCAGCTGCCCCGGGGTCAACCCCTCGGCCCGGACGTTGCCGAGAAAGGGGAGCCGGATGGTGCCGTCGGCGCCCACGCGGGCGGGGAGGGTGAAATCCTCGACCCCCGCGACGGAGATTTCGAGCAGGTCGCCCGCGCCGAGGCTGAACTCGGCCGGCTGGCCCGTGGCGGCAACGACGGCGGATGGCCCCGGCGCCATCCGGGCCACCGGGGCGGGTTCCTCCGAAAATCCAGGGGCCGCGATCAGGGCCGACAGAAGCGCGATGAGGATCGCTCGCATTGTTTTTCTCCTTCGGCGGACGGCTGCGGAAAAGGTCCCGCCTGCCGCCCTTTACCGGATACTACCCGGGTCGGGGCAGGTTGTGTTGAGGAAGGTGGCGGTTTGGTGACCGGGGCCACAATTTGAG from Acidobacteriota bacterium includes:
- a CDS encoding undecaprenyl/decaprenyl-phosphate alpha-N-acetylglucosaminyl 1-phosphate transferase gives rise to the protein MIYLYLLAGVLMALAITSAFLPLIRRLALAVRAVDYPGGRRLQAEGIPRLGGVAVIAGMLTAQAVLVVLLWNHWTTHLTPLELVAIPLAVGIVFACGLIEDTVGLSPLFRIALQAIAAVVVIRAGWCINPSSLPFLGPEFETPCWILTLLWIVGVTNAVNLLDGLDGLAGGVTAIIATGLGIFALGTGNIVAAVAMSTMVGACLGFLRKNWSPAQIYLGDSGSLTLGFLLAIVSVHASLKISAVAAILFPILALGLPVFDTLLVMVFRFRKKIRTPMLRRVASVFRADRSHLHHLMLRLGLNRSRIVVGIYAVTVTFCALALIAATYRNMALGIAFMLFELAVVFAIRHLGLHAEVLSAPINKRKKLKALLFGEQHGN
- a CDS encoding polysaccharide biosynthesis tyrosine autokinase, which produces MSEENNGNQNRRGDRPPAGALVPAGTIPMPPGPFDPYAYPPEYMMAAEEGKHLREYWLILVRRKWAALAVLAAALAVAVAYVWYKTPLYLAATQIELESQAENILPYDQILGGGGSNYDEYVETQIKHITSRTLAARVVETLGLDRDDLPDPFIEPKSTGMLTRWLSMGSHYAPAAPGAAGAWSPEEKKQAAIDKLLRNLTVTPERNTRVVELSYLSRDPERAARIVNTICAEYIQYNFQAKFDATTRATDFLQKQLVDLKVKVEKSDNELIDYARKHSIVSLGEKQDVITQALGDINAKLTEARALRMAKESVYRTIAQTTPDDFPQALRTPLIEKIEAALLNDEQELARLSAQLGPAMPQVRQLESRVRRAREQLRHERGLAIANARAEYETALDTENRLARAFDGQKKLADQMSEAGIHYNILKREAETNKELYDGLLQRMKEAGVAAGLKSSNIRIVDRAETPKLPHAPNIPRTLALALLLGGMGGVGLAFFLDYLDNSLKTPEEIEERVGLPSLGLIPSLQSARGGYGRLRKGRRSEALAAQGVELAALTAGSSLIAEAYRGVRTALLLSTPGTPPKIIMVTSSKAGEGKTTTTCNIALSLAQTGKKVLVVDCDMRRPRIHKIFNTQGSSGLSEYLTGQVDLVDVVEESQVPGLFVVHAGTTPPNPGELLGSQRMQDALEGAADTFDFIFLDTPPLMSVTDPLIVAPLSDGVILVSKGGENPPEILRRARKNLEMVHARILGVVCNSVDLRATAYSHYYHQYYDYHSYVNDNPSAKAS